CCAGTAAACCTTGGAATTGTTGATCGCCCGGTAAAAAGACTCGCGACGACGAGACCCCCTCAGCATTGACTTTCATAAATCAGATAGAGAACGGGTAATTGCCATAAGGGGAAACTAGGGGTATTTTAGGTCGTAGATATATCAGGAGAGACTGTCACCCAATGATTCTATTGCATGCTTATACTTAACCCTCATCCAAAGATAAGTGAATCCGTAAAATGAGTCCCATCCTACCAATACGTCTTAGCACTTTTGCAATTTGCGTTGCTGGAACAATAATTAGCGCGGTTGGCCTTTTTATAAATCCCGTTGCATGGTATCCCTTGGCTATTTTTGGTCTCCTGACGATTCTTGGAATTCATGATCGCCTGCAAACAAGACATGCTGTTTTGCGCAACTACCCCATTTTGGGTCACATGCGTTTCTTATTGGAATTTATTCGACCCGAGATTCGTCAATACTTTATTGAGGGCGATAACGACAAAACGCCTTTCTCCAGAAGTCAGCGGACTCTGGTGTACTCACGCTCTAAAGCAGTTTCAGATAAACGTCCATTTGGTACAACGCTTGATGTGATGGCACCTGGTTACCAATGGATTAACCAGTCATTAGCCCCAACCCATCTATCTAACTATGACTTTCGAATCGAGATTGGCAGCAAGGATTGCACTCAAAAGTACTCAGCCAGTATTTTTAACATCTCAGCCATGAGTTTTGGAGCCTTAAGTGCCAATGCAGTCATGGCGCTTAACTTAGGCGCGAAGAAGGGAAACTTTGCACACGACACTGGTGAGGGCTCAATTTCTCGTTATCACCGCTTACATGGTGGCGACCTGATTTGGGAAATTGGCTCTGGGTACTTTGGTTGCCGTACCGAAGATGGCCAGTTCGACCCCAAAAAGTTTGCGGAGAATGCCCTTAAACCCCAAGTCAAAATGATTGAAATCAAACTCAGTCAGGGCGCAAAGCCTGGTCATGGCGGCATCTTACCGGGACCAAAAGTAACCATAGAAATAGCTGAAGCACGAGGAGTAAAAGTAGGCGAAGCCTGCGTCTCGCCATCTTCCCATAGCGCCTTCTCTACCCCATTAGAAATGATGGCGTTTATTCAGCAATTACGCGAACTGTCTGGCGGAAAGCCAGTAGGCTTTAAATTGTGCATTGGCCATCCTTGGGAATGGTTTGCGATTGTGAAGGCCATGTTGAAGACGAAAATTTATCCCGACTTCATTGTGGTAGATGGGACAGAAGGTGGGACTGGAGCATCTCCCGTTGAATTTAGTAACCATGTAGGCACACCATTACAAGAAGGTTTGCGTCTGGTGCATAACTCTTTGGTTGGGGTTAATCTACGTGAGCAAATTAAAATTGGTTGCTCTGGAAAAATTATCAGCGCCTTTGATATGGCGGTTGCTTTTGCTTTAGGAGCTGACTGGTGCAATAGCGCTCGCGGATTCATGTTCTCAGTTGGCTGCATACAGGCACAAGTCTGTGATACGGGCTTCTGCCCTACCGGCGTCACCACACAAGATCCCGATCGACAAAAGGCATTGGTAGTTACCGATAAATCAGAGCGGGTGTATCAATTTCATAAAGAAACACTCAAAGCTCTCAAGGAAATCGTTGAAGCAGCAGGTCTTCAACACCCCGTTGAAATTAACACTCGCCATATTATGCGGCGCGTTAGCGCCAATGAGGTGCGCCTCCTAGAAGACCTCTTGCCAGATATTCCTGCGGGCAGCTTACTGTCAGAGGAAGAAGGCAGCACTTTACCGAAAGTATATGAGTTGTATTGGGATGTCGCTCAAGCGGAGAGCTTTGCTGCCAAACCCCACTAAGCACTGATTGGCCATTATTTAAATTCATGAAAAAAACCGCCCGAAGGCGGTGTAGTGCTGACGCATACCAACTGCTTAGTCTGCGTAGATACCAGCTGCTTTAATAATTGGTGACCATAAATCAATCTGTGCCTTGAGATGTTTTTTCAAGCCTTCAGGTGTTGCATTGGCTTGAGATGGAATCTCTACACCCAATTCAGCCATATGTTGCTTATAGAGCGGATCTTGAATAGCGCCTTGCAATGCCTTAGCAAGCTTATCCATTTCTGCTTTTGGGGTGCCTTTAGGTGCATACACGCCATGCCACACTTTGACCTCAAAGTTCTTTAAGCCCTGCTCATTCAAAGTTGGAATCTTGTCAAACGCTTTGATACGCTGCAAGGTGGTTGAGCCATATGGCTTCACAGCGTTAGTTGCCAGCTGACCAGAAAGGTTGGTAGTCTGATCACACATAAGTTGCACTTGACCACCAATCAGATCTGTCAATGCAGGTGCTGTGCCTTTATATGGCACAGTCGTTAAGTCCAACTGTATACGGCTCATAAAGAGTAGGCCGCACAAATGGCTTGCAGAACCCACTCCGGCATTTGCATAAGCAATCTTGCCCACGTTTGCTTTCATGTAAGGAAGCAGTTCTTGGAAGTTCTTCGGAGGCAGATCTTTGTTGCCAACCAAAATCATTGGCACGTCAGCAACCTGGCCAACATACTCATAATCAGTCATTGGGTCAAACCCAAGGTTCTTATATAAGGCTGGCGCAGTGGACATGCCGATGTGATGAATGAGTAAAGTGTAGCCGTCATTCTTAGAATTAATTACGCGCTTCGCTGCAATCGTGCCGCCCGCACCAGGACTGTTATCAACGATTACCTGGCCTTTCAGTTGCTTGCCCATTGCAAGAGCTAACTCACGCGCCACTTTATCGGTTGGGCCACCTGCTGAGAATGGAACCACCAAAGTAATTGGTCGATCTCCAGGAAAATCAGCGGCATTTGCTGTAGTAGCACCAATACCTAAAATACAAAGCGATATCGCAGCAATGCGAGAAATTGAAAGAGACATTTTCACGGGAATCCTTACTATTCGTGGTTAAAAATACAAACTTAGAGTTTAAAGAAATTTTTTAATTGATGGGAGCTTTTTGCTGGAAAGAACCCATTTAGACATAAAAAAGGCCACCCGAAGATGGCCTTATGGTGCAGCTTCAGCTCCTACTCGCGTGAAGCCTTCTTACGATCATGCTCCTTCAAGTGGCGCTTACGAACACGCACGCTCTTAGGGGTAACTTCAACCAACTCATCATCGCTGATAAATTCAACAGCGTATTCCAAAGTCAAATCAATAGGAGTTACTAAGCGAACCGCTTCATCGGTGCCAGAAGAGCGCACGTTGGTGAGTTGCTTACCTTTAATGGGGTTAACAACTAAGTCGTTATCACGACTATGAATACCAATCACCATACCCTCATATACAGGGTCACCATGCTTGACAAACATGCGGCCTCGATCTTGCAATTTCCAAATAGCATAAGCAACCGCTTCACCGTCATCCTGGCTAATCAATACACCGTTATGACGCTCACCTAAGACACCATCCTTAGCAGGTGCGTAGGCATCAAAGGTATGGCTCATCAAACCATTACCACGAGTCATGGTCATGAAATCGCCCTGAAAGCCGATCAAGCCACGTGCCGGAATGCGGTACTCAAGACGAGTGCGGCCTTTGCCATCACTCACCATATCCTGCAACTCACCCTTACGCTTACCTAAGTCTTCCATCACTGCGCCTTGAGTAGAGTCCTCTACGTCAACTGTTAAGTTTTCGTACGGCTCCATCTTGACGCCATTCTCTTCATGGAAAACTACGCGTGGACGTGAGACAGCCATTTCATAACCTTCACGACGCATGGTCTCAACCAAAATAGTAAGGTGCAGTTCACCGCGACCCGATACTTCAAAAACGGTATCGTCATCTGTTTCTCTGACACGCAAAGCCATATTAGATTTGAGTTCGCGATCTAAACGTTCGCGAATCTGACGACTGGTTACAAACTTACCTTCACGACCAGCCAATGGGCTAGTGTTCACCATAAAGTTCATGGTCAAGGTTGGCTCATCAATCTTCAGCATTGGTAATGCGTCTGGTTTGTCAACCGCACAAACTGTTGTACCAATCGCTAATTCTTCAATACCATTGATCAAGGCGATATCCCCAGCGATTGCCTCTTCAACAACTTCGCGCTCTAATCCCTTGAACTTCAATACCTGATTTACACGACCTTTAAATGGCACACCATCTGGACCATTCATGCAAATCACTTCCATGCCGGACTTAACGCGACCACGATTTACACGGCCAATACCAATTTTTCCTACATAACTGTTGTAGTCAATCGAAGAAATCTGGAACTGTAAGGGACCATCTGGATCATCGTCACGAACAGGAACGTGCTCTAAGACGGCATCGAATAATGGGCGCATATCGCCTTCACGAACATCTTCACTCATACCCGCATAGCCATTTAAGCCCGATGCATAAATGATTGGGAAGTCGAGCTGCTCTTCTGTAGCGCCAAGTTTGTCAAATAGCTCGAAGGTTGCGTTAATCACGTAATCACAACGAGCGCCTGGACGGTCAACCTTATTAATCACAACGATTGGCTTTAAGCCAAGAGCCAATGCTTTCTTGGTCACAAAGCGGGTTTGTGGCATTGGGCCCTCGACCGCATCAACCAAAAGCAATACACCGTCAACCATAGAGAGCACACGCTCTACCTCGCCGCCGAAGTCCGCGTGTCCCGGGGTATCAACAATGTTGATATGCGTGCCGTCGTATTCAACTGCACAGTTCTTGGACAAAATAGTAATGCCACGCTCTTTTTCCAGATCGTTTGAGTCCATGACGCGTTCGGTCATTTTTTCATTAGAGCGGAATGTGCCAGATTGGCGTAAAAGTTGATCAACCAAAGTAGTTTTACCGTGGTCAACGTGGGCGATGATAGCGATGTTACGAAGTGCGCGTTTAGTCATGTGAAGCTTTTGAGGTTAAAAATAGGGTTGGAATAAGGTTAGTAAATAAATAAGTCAGTTTGATTTAATGGACCTGAGAAATCAGACGCCTCGGATGCAAAACCCCAGAGCGCCAGTCAGCAGTTCCAATAAAGTTATGGGGAGCAGCAGTGGCACGGTAAATACGTACCAAAGCCTCAATAGAGGGTAAGTTAAGCGGTACGCGTTGCCCCATCTCTAGACGCTTTGCTTGTTGCTCATCCACTGTCAGGTGGGGCAAGGTTTGGAGTAAAGCATCTACCGGCAAGATGTAACTGGAGCTATTTTGTAAGCCGCTCTGAATCGATTCAATCGTAAATGACTGCTCTAAATTTAAATGCCCTACTTCAGTACGGCGTAAGCCAACCAAATGAGCGCCACAGCCTAGAGCATTGCCAATATCCTCAGCCAAGACGCGGATATAAGTGCCTTTGCTGCAAGATACTTCCAAGGTCGCTTCTGGCCACTGGATATTAGTCCAACGAATGTGATGAATGGTGATATCACGAGCAGTACGCTCTAACTCAACACCAGCACGCGCATATTCGTATAAAGGTTTACCGTCACGCTTGAGCGCTGAATACATTGGCGGAACTTGAGAAATCGGACCAGTAAATTTTGGGAGTAATGCATCTAATCCTTTTTTAAGCTCTACTTCACTTGCAAAGACGGGTAAAGCTAGCTCTTCAATGATGAGGCCTTCCGCATCGCCGGTATCAGTTCGTGACCCAAATTTCACCTGAGCAATATACGTTTTATCAGCTTCCAGTAAATCTTGAGAGTACTTAGTAGCTTCACCCAAGCAAATTGGCAAAAGACCAGTCGCCATGGGATCTAAGGTACCCGTGTGGCCTGCTTTATCAGCATTTAATGCGCGCTTGACAGCGGTAACCGCACCCTGAGAGCTCATTCCCGCAGGCTTATCTAGCAACACTACGCCGTCGATCCGAGTAGCCATGAAATTATTGAGTCTCATCTTGATGATCGCTGCGATCACTATCTACTGCTTGATCGATCAAACGAGACATCTCTATGCCATGCTCCACTGAGCTGTCATAGTGGAAATGTAATGTCGGCACGGTATGAATATGCAAACGCTTAAACAATAAAGAGTGTAGATATCCTGCTTTTTCTTGAAGTGCTTTTAAAGCATGCTCAGGCTCTGCACCTAACACCGTAAAGAAGACTTTTGCATGCGCCAAATCTGGCGTCAGCTCAATACTTTGCAAAGTAATTAAGCCTAAGCTAGGACTACGTAACTCACGGGGAATCAGCTCAGCCAGGTCTCGCTGAATTTGATCGGCGAGACGCTGGTTACGATGCGGACTAGTCTTATGCATGGGGCTGATAACTTAGAGTGAACGTGCTACTTCTGTAACTTCGAACACTTCAAGCTGATCGCCTTCTTTAATATCGTTATAGCCTTTTAATGACAGACCACACTCAACACCGGCACGAACTTCTTTGGCATCATCTTTAAAGCGCTTAAGAGAATCCAACTCGCCAGACCAGACAACCACGTTGTCACGCAAGAGTCGAACGCTTGAAGAGCGTTTAACAACGCCATCAACCACCAAGCAACCTGCAATAGCACCAACTTTAGATACCAAGAAGACTTGACGGATCTCAACGAGACCGGTGATTTCTTCTTTCTTATCTGGAGTCAACATGCCGCTCAAAGCTAATTTCACTTCGTCAACAGCGTCATAAATAATGTTGTGATAACGAATATCGACACCATTATTCTCAGCTAGCTTACGAGCCGCCGCATCTGCACGTGAGTTAAAGCCAATGATGACTGCTTTAGAGGCAACCGCCAAATTGACGTCGGTTTCCGTAATGCCGCCCACAGCCGCGTGAACGATTTGCACTTTCACTTCAGGTGTAGAAAGCTTCATGAGAGATTGTGACAAAGCTTCTTGTGAGCCCTGCACGTCAGCCTTGATGATCAATGGCAACAGCTTCGCCTCAATTGCACCCTCTTCCATGTTTTCCATCATGGTTTCGAGCTTGAATGCTTGCTGCTTCGCCAACTTCACGTCACGGAACTTACCTTGGCGGAAGAGCGCAATTTCGCGAGCTTTACGCTCATCAGGAACTACCTGCACAGACTCACCAGCAGCGGGCACTTCAGATAGACCTTGAATCTCTACCGGAATAGAAGGGCCAGCCTCATTACATGGCTTACCGTTTTCATCCATCATCGCACGCACACGACCGAAGGTTGAGCCTGCCAAGAGCATGTCGCCACGTTTAAGTGTTCCAGATTGAACCAAGATCGTTGCGACCGGTCCCTTACCTTTATCTAAACGCGCTTCGATCACTAAGCCTTGAGCTGGAGCATCTTTTGCGGCCTTGAGCTCCAAGATTTCCGCTTGCAAAAGTACGTTTTCTAACAATGCGTCAATACCCTCGCCAGTTTTTGCAGATACTGGTATGAATGGCACATCTCCACCGTATTCCTCAGGAACTACCTGCTCTGCTACCAACTCAGTTTTTACACGATCAGCATTAGCTTCTGGCTTATCAATCTTGTTAATAGCAACAACTAAAGGCACGCCGCCAGCAACCGCATGGTGAATCGCTTCTTTAGTTTGTGGCATCACACCGTCGTCTGCAGCTACAACCAAGATCACGATATCCGTTGCCTTAGCACCACGAGCACGCATTGCTGTAAAAGCTTCGTGACCTGGGGTATCTAGGAAAGTAATCATTCCACGCGGAGTTTCTACATGGTATGCGCCAATGTGCTGAGTAATACCACCCGCTTCACCCGTAGCGACTTTAGCTGCACGAATCTTATCGAGCAAAGAAGTTTTACCGTGGTCAACGTGACCCATGACAGTTACGAC
Above is a genomic segment from Polynucleobacter sp. MG-5-Ahmo-C2 containing:
- the infB gene encoding translation initiation factor IF-2, whose amino-acid sequence is MATTTVKVLAKELKRTAADLLEQLKSAGIDKNSEDESITEKDKTVLLEHLQKAHGNTEAGARKKITLIKRENSEIRQADSAGRTRTVQVEVRKKRVLVKAGEKVPAAEEAPAKAASPAAPAKSILSEEELEKRAAEAARQAELLARQEAEMQAAEEARQKEVAQPVAEAQPEDKAPAAAAAAAEKKAQSDKAAKELAASKEKELAEIRVRRAAAEAEALAIRDMMSAPARVLKAPSEVAAEEAKKGTLHKPAKAEGADDKKKSPAKVGGKTIKSAETSSTWQEEGAKKPGGLKTRGDSSGGVGGWRSGGGRKKQRQIAEANVDTNFQVPTEPVVRDVHVPETITVAELAHAMAVKSAEVIKLLMGMGQMVTINQVLDQDTAMIIVEEMGHTAHAAKLDDPDLDLGTDGHDAELLPRPPVVTVMGHVDHGKTSLLDKIRAAKVATGEAGGITQHIGAYHVETPRGMITFLDTPGHEAFTAMRARGAKATDIVILVVAADDGVMPQTKEAIHHAVAGGVPLVVAINKIDKPEANADRVKTELVAEQVVPEEYGGDVPFIPVSAKTGEGIDALLENVLLQAEILELKAAKDAPAQGLVIEARLDKGKGPVATILVQSGTLKRGDMLLAGSTFGRVRAMMDENGKPCNEAGPSIPVEIQGLSEVPAAGESVQVVPDERKAREIALFRQGKFRDVKLAKQQAFKLETMMENMEEGAIEAKLLPLIIKADVQGSQEALSQSLMKLSTPEVKVQIVHAAVGGITETDVNLAVASKAVIIGFNSRADAAARKLAENNGVDIRYHNIIYDAVDEVKLALSGMLTPDKKEEITGLVEIRQVFLVSKVGAIAGCLVVDGVVKRSSSVRLLRDNVVVWSGELDSLKRFKDDAKEVRAGVECGLSLKGYNDIKEGDQLEVFEVTEVARSL
- the rbfA gene encoding 30S ribosome-binding factor RbfA; its protein translation is MHKTSPHRNQRLADQIQRDLAELIPRELRSPSLGLITLQSIELTPDLAHAKVFFTVLGAEPEHALKALQEKAGYLHSLLFKRLHIHTVPTLHFHYDSSVEHGIEMSRLIDQAVDSDRSDHQDETQ
- a CDS encoding FMN-binding glutamate synthase family protein, which encodes MSPILPIRLSTFAICVAGTIISAVGLFINPVAWYPLAIFGLLTILGIHDRLQTRHAVLRNYPILGHMRFLLEFIRPEIRQYFIEGDNDKTPFSRSQRTLVYSRSKAVSDKRPFGTTLDVMAPGYQWINQSLAPTHLSNYDFRIEIGSKDCTQKYSASIFNISAMSFGALSANAVMALNLGAKKGNFAHDTGEGSISRYHRLHGGDLIWEIGSGYFGCRTEDGQFDPKKFAENALKPQVKMIEIKLSQGAKPGHGGILPGPKVTIEIAEARGVKVGEACVSPSSHSAFSTPLEMMAFIQQLRELSGGKPVGFKLCIGHPWEWFAIVKAMLKTKIYPDFIVVDGTEGGTGASPVEFSNHVGTPLQEGLRLVHNSLVGVNLREQIKIGCSGKIISAFDMAVAFALGADWCNSARGFMFSVGCIQAQVCDTGFCPTGVTTQDPDRQKALVVTDKSERVYQFHKETLKALKEIVEAAGLQHPVEINTRHIMRRVSANEVRLLEDLLPDIPAGSLLSEEEGSTLPKVYELYWDVAQAESFAAKPH
- the typA gene encoding translational GTPase TypA yields the protein MTKRALRNIAIIAHVDHGKTTLVDQLLRQSGTFRSNEKMTERVMDSNDLEKERGITILSKNCAVEYDGTHINIVDTPGHADFGGEVERVLSMVDGVLLLVDAVEGPMPQTRFVTKKALALGLKPIVVINKVDRPGARCDYVINATFELFDKLGATEEQLDFPIIYASGLNGYAGMSEDVREGDMRPLFDAVLEHVPVRDDDPDGPLQFQISSIDYNSYVGKIGIGRVNRGRVKSGMEVICMNGPDGVPFKGRVNQVLKFKGLEREVVEEAIAGDIALINGIEELAIGTTVCAVDKPDALPMLKIDEPTLTMNFMVNTSPLAGREGKFVTSRQIRERLDRELKSNMALRVRETDDDTVFEVSGRGELHLTILVETMRREGYEMAVSRPRVVFHEENGVKMEPYENLTVDVEDSTQGAVMEDLGKRKGELQDMVSDGKGRTRLEYRIPARGLIGFQGDFMTMTRGNGLMSHTFDAYAPAKDGVLGERHNGVLISQDDGEAVAYAIWKLQDRGRMFVKHGDPVYEGMVIGIHSRDNDLVVNPIKGKQLTNVRSSGTDEAVRLVTPIDLTLEYAVEFISDDELVEVTPKSVRVRKRHLKEHDRKKASRE
- the truB gene encoding tRNA pseudouridine(55) synthase TruB, producing the protein MATRIDGVVLLDKPAGMSSQGAVTAVKRALNADKAGHTGTLDPMATGLLPICLGEATKYSQDLLEADKTYIAQVKFGSRTDTGDAEGLIIEELALPVFASEVELKKGLDALLPKFTGPISQVPPMYSALKRDGKPLYEYARAGVELERTARDITIHHIRWTNIQWPEATLEVSCSKGTYIRVLAEDIGNALGCGAHLVGLRRTEVGHLNLEQSFTIESIQSGLQNSSSYILPVDALLQTLPHLTVDEQQAKRLEMGQRVPLNLPSIEALVRIYRATAAPHNFIGTADWRSGVLHPRRLISQVH
- a CDS encoding tripartite tricarboxylate transporter substrate-binding protein, giving the protein MSLSISRIAAISLCILGIGATTANAADFPGDRPITLVVPFSAGGPTDKVARELALAMGKQLKGQVIVDNSPGAGGTIAAKRVINSKNDGYTLLIHHIGMSTAPALYKNLGFDPMTDYEYVGQVADVPMILVGNKDLPPKNFQELLPYMKANVGKIAYANAGVGSASHLCGLLFMSRIQLDLTTVPYKGTAPALTDLIGGQVQLMCDQTTNLSGQLATNAVKPYGSTTLQRIKAFDKIPTLNEQGLKNFEVKVWHGVYAPKGTPKAEMDKLAKALQGAIQDPLYKQHMAELGVEIPSQANATPEGLKKHLKAQIDLWSPIIKAAGIYAD